A window of the Treponema sp. J25 genome harbors these coding sequences:
- a CDS encoding tetratricopeptide repeat protein, with amino-acid sequence MLRLQQSTYSKQWALKKVVRLTIGSALLLFFVGGGILFATRWRKTIATERAYIYELWTKSAYTELLSYLKKKLEKHPLDSFTLSVYGFTAYQMAMSQPSDQDMQTYLDECIWALRKIATVHNKKDPAVLYVLGKAYYYKGPSYADLAITYLEEAQRVHAPFKDIAEYLGMAYASVKDYRSSIAALSQVLEQTNKSSGSPDLILLAIARSYLNLENYDQAEAYLLRCVESSQDDIVIEKARYELALLYQKKTERDKAIEQCLAILALNEENAQAHFLLGDLYAEAGDLIRARSEWRRTLRIAPDHSLARARLTS; translated from the coding sequence CGCTCAAAAAAGTTGTTCGACTAACCATAGGGAGTGCTCTCCTCTTGTTCTTTGTAGGGGGGGGTATCTTGTTTGCTACCCGTTGGCGCAAAACCATAGCTACCGAACGGGCCTATATATACGAATTATGGACTAAAAGTGCCTACACCGAACTCCTTTCCTATCTTAAAAAAAAGCTTGAAAAGCATCCTTTAGATTCCTTTACTCTTTCCGTATATGGGTTTACAGCGTATCAGATGGCCATGTCTCAGCCAAGTGATCAAGATATGCAAACCTATCTTGATGAATGTATATGGGCATTACGAAAAATAGCCACGGTACACAATAAAAAAGACCCTGCGGTCTTGTATGTTTTAGGAAAAGCCTACTATTACAAAGGTCCTTCTTACGCAGATCTGGCTATCACGTATCTAGAAGAGGCCCAAAGGGTTCATGCGCCTTTTAAGGATATTGCCGAATACTTAGGTATGGCCTATGCGTCGGTGAAAGATTACCGTTCTAGTATTGCAGCCCTTTCTCAGGTTCTTGAACAGACGAATAAAAGCTCAGGTTCTCCGGATCTTATCCTTCTTGCCATTGCCCGTTCTTACCTGAATCTAGAGAATTATGATCAAGCAGAAGCATACCTTTTACGCTGTGTTGAAAGCTCTCAGGATGATATAGTAATAGAAAAGGCCCGATATGAATTAGCGCTGCTCTATCAAAAAAAGACAGAACGGGATAAGGCAATTGAACAATGTCTTGCTATTCTTGCGTTAAATGAGGAAAATGCTCAGGCTCATTTTTTGTTGGGGGATCTGTACGCCGAGGCAGGGGATCTTATTCGAGCTCGATCTGAATGGCGAAGAACCCTTCGTATAGCACCGGATCATTCTTTAGCCCGAGCGAGGCTAACGAGTTAA
- a CDS encoding rod shape-determining protein has translation MAGFKLFDTLSSDIGIDLGTCNTLIYVRGKGIVINEPSVVAVERGTKRVVAVGAEAKRMLWKTPGDIIAIRPLRDGVIADLETTEKMIRYFISKVLPRNWFIRPRMVIGVPSCITEVERRAVEESAYKAGARDVRVIEESLAAAIGADIPIFEPAGHMICDIGGGTTEISVISLGGMVVTNAIRLGGDEFDEAIIKHVRSKHNLIIGEQTAERLKIEIGNAAPDKTIEKVEIKGTDAITGLPRRLEIDSVEVREALKEPITQIVDEIKRTLGQTPPELAADIVERGIVMTGGGALLKGLPKLISKETGVPVILAERPLDCVALGAGKYFELAKGFDNTRSIYDNLNS, from the coding sequence ATGGCTGGTTTTAAGCTGTTCGATACGCTGTCATCTGATATTGGTATTGATCTTGGGACATGTAACACCCTTATCTACGTACGGGGAAAGGGGATTGTGATTAATGAGCCTTCGGTAGTAGCTGTTGAGCGAGGGACCAAGCGGGTTGTGGCTGTTGGGGCCGAGGCAAAGCGAATGCTCTGGAAGACCCCGGGAGACATTATTGCCATTCGCCCTTTACGAGATGGGGTTATTGCGGATCTGGAAACCACTGAAAAGATGATCCGTTACTTTATCTCCAAAGTACTTCCACGGAACTGGTTTATCCGTCCTCGTATGGTTATTGGAGTCCCTTCCTGTATTACCGAAGTAGAACGGCGGGCCGTCGAAGAAAGCGCCTATAAGGCAGGGGCCCGGGATGTACGGGTTATTGAAGAAAGCCTTGCTGCAGCCATCGGAGCGGATATCCCTATTTTTGAACCCGCGGGGCATATGATTTGTGATATTGGAGGAGGGACCACCGAAATTTCCGTTATTTCCCTGGGGGGGATGGTTGTTACCAATGCCATTCGTCTTGGGGGCGACGAATTCGATGAAGCCATCATTAAGCACGTTCGAAGCAAACATAATCTTATCATTGGAGAACAAACGGCGGAACGTTTAAAAATTGAAATTGGCAATGCCGCGCCGGACAAAACCATAGAAAAGGTAGAAATAAAGGGAACCGATGCGATTACCGGTCTTCCCCGTCGACTCGAAATTGATTCGGTAGAAGTGCGAGAGGCATTAAAAGAACCTATTACCCAGATTGTGGATGAGATAAAGCGAACCCTTGGACAAACTCCCCCAGAGCTTGCGGCAGATATCGTAGAACGGGGGATCGTTATGACCGGAGGAGGGGCCTTACTCAAAGGTTTACCAAAGCTTATTTCAAAGGAAACGGGAGTTCCCGTTATTCTTGCAGAACGGCCCCTCGATTGTGTTGCT